CAAAAAAATCTTTTTATCATGTATTGGCGAATACCAAAGCCGTCAAAGACGCTATGGGGGCCTAAAATAGAATGGATGTATGACTATGAAGACGCGTACGATTACTGCAATTATCGCTTTAGTAATTTTTATACCTTTCTTGCTTATTGGGGGAGGGTATTTTGAAGCTTTAGTTGTCTTGTTAGGAATCGTTAGTTTGAGTGAATTACTAAAAATGATGAATGTCCCGCTTTTTTCTTTTGAGGGGCTAGTTACCCAGTTGATGATGTTAGTTGTCTTACTGCCAGACCGGGTCTTATCTTTTGTTCCCCATTCTCTAACGGTAATGGATCTCTTCTATGCTGGAATCATTTTTTTGTTTATAGCCATGGTTTATTTTCCTGAACAGATGGATTTTAAGCGCCTATGTGCTTTAGCTGTCTCAGCCGTTTATGTAGGCATTGGTTATCATTATATGATTATGACACGACGGTTAGGACTTTTTGCTGTCATTTTTGCTTTTGGTATTATATGGTTTAATGACAGTTTTGCTTATCTAGCAGGCGTTCATTTTGGCCGCCATAAGTTAGCGCCTAAAATATCACCTAATAAAACCATCGAAGGCTCGATAGGTGGGATATTGGCAGGGATCATCTATAGTCTTTGCCTCAATTTTTTTGATGGTAGTTTGAATCTGCCACTCCTTTCAGTGGTTATCTTGGCGATTGCTCTTTGTCTCTTGGGGCAATTTGGCGACCTCATTGAATCAGCCATTAAACGCTACTTTAAAGTGAAAGAAAGTGGAAAAATACTACCAGGACACGGAGGCTTACTGGATCGATTTGATAGTCTATTGATTGTTCTGCCAATGTTCCATTATTTAGTGGCATTTTTGTAGTAAGGAGTTTCTATGAAAGCAATTATCGTTTTTATTATTATTTTCAGTGTTATCGTGATATTCCATGAATTTGGCCACTTTATCATGGCTAAACGGTCAGGGATTATGGTTCGTGAGTTTGCTATTGGTATGGGTCCACGTATTTTTCATCATGAAGGAGAAGAAACCACTTATACCCTACGTCTTTTACCAATTGGTGGCTATGTGCGTATGGCTGGTCTTGAAGATATGGATGAAGTCATCGAACCAGGGCGACAAATTAAAGTCGGTTTTAATGATGATCGAGTGATTGATTTAATTTGCTTAGACAGTAATGAGGAAGATATTGAGGCTCTACCATTGGAAGTGATGGATAGTGACTTGTCTGAGGCTATGTATATTCATGGGGTCCCATTTGGTGAAACTGAATCCAAAAAATATTCTGTTAGTCCAGAAGCCTATATTTTGGAAGAAAATGGTAGCCTAGTGAAAATTGCTCCGCTTGACAAGCAGTTCCAATCAGCCCCTTTAATTAACCGCCTGTTAACTAATATCATGGGCCCAATGAATAATTTTATTTTAGGTATCTTAGCCTTTATCCTTATCGCCTTTCTTCAAGGCGGTGTTTATACCAATGCTCCAATATTAGGGGAGATGGTTGAAAACTCAGCTGCTCAAGAAGCGGGATTAGAAAGCGGAGACCGGGTCATCAAGATTAATGATGAGAAGATCGATAGTTTTACTGACATGCAAAAAATTGTCAGTCAACACCCGGGTCAAGAAGTCAATTTTACCGTTGAACGTGACCAAGAGCAAAAATCTATCGCTGTTCAAGTGGGAGCGGTCGAAACAGATAAAGGTCAAAAAATCGGGCAAATCGGAGTACGTGCACCTCAAAATAAGTCCTTTGGGGCTAAAATCGCTTATGGATTTAAAGCGACTTGGGCGATTGTCGTTGGGATTATTAGCGCAATAGCTTCCATGGTCGTTAATGGTTTTGATATTAATAACTTTGGTGGTCCGGTTTATATGTACCAGGCGACCTCTCAAACTGTAGAAGTCGGCTTTATTGCTGTGCTACAATTAATGGCTTATCTGACTGTGAATTTAGGCATAGTGAACCTCCTGCCTTTCCCAGCCCTTGATGGGGGTAAGGCCTTTCTCAATATTATTGAAGCCATACGGGGGAAAGCTTTAAGTGTACGGACAGAGGGAATTATTAATTTGATTGGTTTTGTCTTATTAATGGTCTTAATGATTGCCGTGACCTGGAACGATATCTTACGATTATTTTAAATAAAAAGAGAAGCCCTTTTGAGGGTTTCTTTATTTTGAAGGGAGAATGAAATGCTTTCTAACGAAGAGATGTTTCAAACTTTACTTAGGCAAATGCATTGGCAGAGTGATGATGAAAATATTAAGCAGGGGTCTATTGAAGAGGTGATTGTTCACCAAGTCTCTCGCTGCTATCAATTCAATATTCGTTTCCCAGAACGCTTACCTTTTTCTGCTTATCAACTTTTTTATGCCCAACTAACCAATACTTTTCAAGCCATAGCCAAAGTAAAATTGAAAGTTATTATCAGTCAAGTAAGTACAGCTAGTGACCAAGAAGTGAGTGCTTATTGGCCAGTGATTTTGGAATGCTTGAATTTGTCAGATGGCATGGCTCAACAAGTTTTATATGCTAATCCTCCTAAAATTAACCAGGGGAAGATGTTCCTTTATGTAGAAAATGACCCCATTCGCGAATATGTTGAAACTAACTACGTTCAGGCGATCCTGGATTGCTATCAGCGCCACGGCTTCGATAAGCTAAGTCTGAAGGTTATTGTTGATCAAGCTAAAGCGAATGAGCGGCAAGAGCAATACCAGTCTAGACGTCAAGCGCTAGAGAAGGAAGAACAAGAAAAAGCCAAGCTTGTCCAGGAGCGTAGTGAGCAAGCCCCTTCAAATGCTAAGCAAGTTAAATCTCCAGATCAAATTCGAATCGGTCGGTCTATTCCTAGTGACCAAGTTCAAATGATGAAAAGCTATACTGAAGAGCAGCGTCGTGCTGTAATGGAGGGTGTTGTTTTTGATGTTGAGATACGGGAATTAAGAACCGGGCGCTGTATTCTTGTCTTAAAAATGTCAGATTATACCTCGGCCTTTATTGTACAAAAATTCTCTAATAGTGACGCAGATATTGCCATCTTCAATAGTATCAAGGAAGGTATGTGGCTACGTGTTCGAGGTGATATCCAAATGG
This genomic stretch from Aerococcus mictus harbors:
- the rseP gene encoding RIP metalloprotease RseP, whose amino-acid sequence is MKAIIVFIIIFSVIVIFHEFGHFIMAKRSGIMVREFAIGMGPRIFHHEGEETTYTLRLLPIGGYVRMAGLEDMDEVIEPGRQIKVGFNDDRVIDLICLDSNEEDIEALPLEVMDSDLSEAMYIHGVPFGETESKKYSVSPEAYILEENGSLVKIAPLDKQFQSAPLINRLLTNIMGPMNNFILGILAFILIAFLQGGVYTNAPILGEMVENSAAQEAGLESGDRVIKINDEKIDSFTDMQKIVSQHPGQEVNFTVERDQEQKSIAVQVGAVETDKGQKIGQIGVRAPQNKSFGAKIAYGFKATWAIVVGIISAIASMVVNGFDINNFGGPVYMYQATSQTVEVGFIAVLQLMAYLTVNLGIVNLLPFPALDGGKAFLNIIEAIRGKALSVRTEGIINLIGFVLLMVLMIAVTWNDILRLF
- a CDS encoding phosphatidate cytidylyltransferase translates to MKTRTITAIIALVIFIPFLLIGGGYFEALVVLLGIVSLSELLKMMNVPLFSFEGLVTQLMMLVVLLPDRVLSFVPHSLTVMDLFYAGIIFLFIAMVYFPEQMDFKRLCALAVSAVYVGIGYHYMIMTRRLGLFAVIFAFGIIWFNDSFAYLAGVHFGRHKLAPKISPNKTIEGSIGGILAGIIYSLCLNFFDGSLNLPLLSVVILAIALCLLGQFGDLIESAIKRYFKVKESGKILPGHGGLLDRFDSLLIVLPMFHYLVAFL